A single Dunckerocampus dactyliophorus isolate RoL2022-P2 chromosome 2, RoL_Ddac_1.1, whole genome shotgun sequence DNA region contains:
- the slc18a3b gene encoding probable vesicular acetylcholine transporter-B: MNAEGGSSGLAKSAAVKLSEMGARTKQLGTAMRDPHQQRRIILVIVCVALLLDNMLYMVIVPIIPDYLADLESEQAEHVHVVLHPNSTVGNSSSQDASNRNNLDIQIGVLFASKAILQLLVNPLSGTFIDRVGYDIPLLIGLTVMFLSTCIFAFGENYATLFAARSLQGLGSAFADTSGIAMIADKYTEEAERSRALGIALAFISFGSLAAPPFGGVLYEFAGKRVPFLVLAFICLVDGFLFLTLIRPFSNRTRENMPVGTPIYRLMIDPYIAVVAGALTVCNIPLAFLEPTISNWMETTMHATQWQMGLTWLPAFFPHVFGVYITVKLAARHPNLQWFYGALGMVVIGASSCMVPACKTFEELIIPLCGICFGIALVDTALLPTLAFLVDVRHVSVYGSVYAIADISYSVAYAMGPVVAGQIVHNLGFVQLNLGMGLVNVLYAPALLLLRNVCQMRPSYSERDTLLEEAPQGLYDTIRMEERTAKKKGYSSAGNCLPVDENGFDAFKAQRSQSEESSGPDFT, translated from the coding sequence ATGAATGCTGAGGGTGGATCATCCGGGCTGGCCAAGTCCGCCGCCGTCAAGCTGTCCGAGATGGGCGCCCGCACCAAGCAGCTGGGCACCGCCATGAGAGACCCGCACCAGCAGAGGCGCATCATCCTGGTGATTGTGTGCGTGGCTCTGCTCCTGGACAACATGCTCTACATGGTCATCGTGCCCATCATCCCGGACTATCTGGCCGACCTGGAGAGCGAGCAGGCGGAGCACGTCCACGTCGTCTTGCACCCCAACAGCACGGTGGGTAACAGCAGCAGCCAGGACGCAAGCAACAGGAACAACCTGGATATCCAGATCGGGGTTCTGTTCGCGTCCAAAGCCATCCTGCAGCTCCTCGTAAACCCCCTCAGCGGGACCTTCATAGACAGGGTCGGCTACGACATCCCGCTTCTAATTGGGCTGACGGtgatgtttctgtcaacttgTATCTTCGCTTTCGGGGAGAACTACGCCACGCTGTTCGCCGCCAGAAGCCTGCAGGGTCTCGGCTCGGCGTTCGCGGACACCTCGGGCATCGCTATGATTGCCGACAAGTACACGGAGGAGGCGGAGAGGAGCCGGGCGCTGGGCATCGCGCTGGCATTCATCTCCTTCGGGAGCCTGGCGGCGCCTCCATTCGGCGGGGTGCTCTACGAGTTCGCGGGCAAGCGGGTGCCCTTTCTGGTGCTCGCTTTCATCTGCTTGGTGGACggcttcctcttcctcaccCTCATCCGTCCCTTTTCCAACAGGACTCGAGAGAACATGCCGGTAGGCACCCCCATCTACCGGCTCATGATCGACCCTTACATAGCGGTGGTGGCCGGCGCGCTGACGGTGTGCAACATCCCGCTCGCCTTCCTGGAACCCACAATTTCCAACTGGATGGAGACCACCATGCATGCCACTCAGTGGCAGATGGGCCTCACCTGGCTCCCGGCCTTCTTCCCCCATGTGTTCGGCGTGTACATCACCGTCAAGCTGGCTGCGCGTCACCCGAACCTGCAGTGGTTCTACGGCGCGCTGGGCATGGTCGTCATCGGGGCGAGCTCGTGCATGGTGCCGGCGTGCAAGACCTTCGAGGAGCTCATCATCCCGCTGTGCGGCATCTGCTTCGGCATCGCACTGGTGGACACCGCGCTGCTACCCACGCTCGCCTTCCTGGTGGACGTGCGCCACGTGTCCGTCTACGGGAGCGTGTACGCAATCGCGGACATCTCCTACTCGGTGGCCTACGCCATGGGTCCCGTGGTGGCCGGCCAGATCGTGCACAACCTGGGCTTCGTGCAGCTCAACCTGGGCATGGGTCTGGTCAACGTGCTGTACGCGCcggcgctgctgctgctgcgcaACGTGTGCCAAATGAGGCCGTCCTACTCGGAGAGGGACACCCTGCTGGAGGAGGCTCCGCAGGGGCTGTACGACACCATCCGCATGGAGGAGAGGACGGCCAAGAAGAAGGGCTACAGCTCGGCGGGGAACTGCCTGCCGGTGGACGAGAACGGCTTCGACGCCTTCAAAGCACAGCGGTCCCAGTCCGAGGAGTCGTCCGGGCCGGACTTCACTTGA
- the LOC129168084 gene encoding choline O-acetyltransferase-like, which yields MPLLKRDMASSPEGLPKVPVPPLKQTLDTYLKCVQHLVKAEQFDKTKALVEKFGAPGGPGEVLQKKLLERRDKMENWVYDYWLEDMYLSNRLALPVNSSPVMVFPTQTFKDHKDALRYAARLIKGVLEYKALIDARALPVEFARGQLAGTPLCMEQYSRLFTSYRYPGLKTDTLKVQMNAASSTSEHVIVACKNQFFVLDVVTNSKPLSETEVLSQLEKIMSMAGNEEERSPPFGILTSDGRTEWAQARDTLTKEQTNRDSLGLIESCLCVLCLDEPSGMKPSDTNRALLMLHGGGQEKNGANRWYDKSMQFVVGMDGICGVVCDHSPFEGVVLGQCSEYLTKYIARPPSEPVKQASARKFAAPRRLLWKCNPQIQGLFATSGERLQRLVNNLDMDVFKFKDYGKEFIKKQKMSPDAFVQVALQLAFFKCNGRLVSTYESASIRRFRNGRVDNIRSATAEALAFVKSMTDDRTAYTDIEKMKSLRDAVNAQTNYTIAAITGLAIDNHLLGLLKISKELNMERPDIFCDETYLASNQFILSTSQVPTTVEMFCCYGPVVPNGYGACYNPQPDHIVFCVSSFWESTQTSSAVFVKALNEGLLEIRDLCNAVTKVAQDGCGQGGSQPHRSVT from the exons ATGCCCCTTCTGAAAAGGGACATGGCCAGCAGCCCAGAA GGGTTGCCAAAGGTCCCTGTGCCCCCTCTCAAGCAAACCCTCGATACCTACCTGAAGTGTGTGCAGCACCTGGTGAAGGCTGAGCAGTTTGACAAAACCAAGGCCCTCGTGGAAAAGTTCGGCGCCCCCGGCGGCCCTGGAGAGGTCTTGCAGAAGAAGCTCCTGGAGAGGAGGGACAAGATGGAGAACTGG GTGTACGACTACTGGCTGGAAGATATGTACTTAAGCAACAGGTTGGCCCTCCCAGTCAATTCCAGTCCGGTCATGGTGTTTCCCACGCAGACCTTTAAGGATCATAAGGACGCTCTTAG ATATGCTGCTCGTCTCATTAAAGGTGTGTTGGAGTACAAGGCCCTCATTGACGC GCGAGCGCTCCCAGTGGAGTTTGCCCGAGGCCAGCTGGCTGGGACTCCTCTGTGCATGGAGCAGTACTCTCGTCTGTTCACCTCTTACCGCTACCCTGGCCTGAAAACAGACACGTTAAAGGTCCAGATGAACGCAGCCTCTTCGACATCGGAGCACGTTATTGTAGCGTGCAAGAACCAG TTTTTCGTGTTGGATGTAGTCACCAACAGCAAGCCACTCAGTGAGACAGAGGTCTTATCCCAACTGGAGAAAATCATGTCAATGGCAGGAAACGAGGAAGAAAGATCGCCTCCTTTTGGTATCCTGACATCCGATGGGAGAACAGAGTGGGCACAAGCCAGAGACACCCTAACAAAAG AACAAACCAACAGAGACTCTTTGGGACTGATAGAGAGCTGCCTATGTGTGCTATGCCTGGATGAACCCAGTGGGATGAAGCCCAGTGACACCAACCGGGCCTTGCTGATGCTTCATGGTGGCGGTCAGGAGAAAAATGGTGCAAATCGCTGGTATGACAAGTCCATGCAG TTTGTTGTAGGCATGGATGGAATATGCGGAGTGGTGTGTGACCATTCCCCGTTTGAGGGTGTTGTGCTGGGGCAATGCTCGGAATATCTGACTAAATACAT AGCTAGGCCTCCATCAGAGCCTGTGAAGCAGGCCAGTGCAAGGAAGTTTGCTGCTCCAAGAAGACTTCTCTGGAAATGCAACCCCCAAATACAGGGACTCTTTGCGACATCAGGAGAGCGACTCCAGAG GCTGGTGAATAATTTGGACATGGACGTTTTCAAATTCAAAGATTATGGAAAAGAATTCATCAAGAAGCAGAAAATGAGTCCGGACGCTTTTGTACAAGTTGCCCTGCAGCTTGCATTTTTCAA GTGCAACGGAAGGCTGGTCTCCACGTATGAGAGCGCGTCCATCAGGCGCTTCCGAAATGGCCGGGTAGATAACATTCGCTCGGCCACTGCTGAAGCATTGGCCTTTGTCAAATCCATGACGGATGACAGGACCGCTTACACC GATATAGAAAAAATGAAAAGCCTGAGAGATGCTGTTAATGCCCAGACAAACTATACCATTGCA gcTATTACAGGACTGGCAATAGACAATCATCTCCTTGGACTACTGAAGATCTCAAAGGAGCTCAACATGGAGCGGCCGGATATCTTCTGCGATGAGACCTATCTGGCTAGTAACCAGTTCATCCTTTCTACTAGCCAG GTGCCAACCACAGTGgaaatgttctgctgctatgGCCCGGTGGTGCCCAATGGCTATGGCGCCTGTTACAACCCGCAGCCGGAtcacattgtcttctgcgtgTCCAGTTTCTGGGAGAGCACGCAGACGAGTTCGGCCGTTTTCGTCAAAGCTCTGAATGAGGGCCTGCTGGAAATCAGGGACCTGTGCAACGCTGTGACCAAGGTGGCGCAAGACGGCTGTGGCCAGGGAGGTAGCCAGCCTCACAGATCGGTGACATAA